The following coding sequences are from one Saccopteryx bilineata isolate mSacBil1 chromosome 3, mSacBil1_pri_phased_curated, whole genome shotgun sequence window:
- the MYPOP gene encoding myb-related transcription factor, partner of profilin produces MASAAAGEAEETTRLRKPRFSFEENQILIREVRAHYPQLYGAQSRRVSVAERRRVWDSIAAKINGITTWKRTGQEVQKRWNDFKRRTKEKLARVPHSTQGAGAAAEDAFSAEEETIFAILGPGVVGPGAGAGAEQPPAAASSQPPPTPSACSQRCVLSEDRREDRGSDTPAHSKGGSSSPEPWARPSCNPQERGCPPPKERESSPSPALQTVQLPRLALSPPPPAPPPLPPQPLQQVQVAPLPPSPPPPPLPLPTPSAPDSSLDFLRAQQETANAIRELAGTLRQGLTKLSEALSALLPLLPRTPVDPLPPPLPPPTPTPPRPILPPPAPKVEITPEPVSVVATVVDRAMVAARGVIIAPRSEEGAPRPLPAPLPPHDSPPHKRRKGFPTRKRRGRWKSP; encoded by the exons ATGGCCTCGGCGGCGGCGGGCGAAGCGGAAGAGACCACCCGGCTGCGAAAGCCGCGCTTCTCGTTCGAAGAGAACCAGATCTTGATCCGGGAGGTGCGCGCCCACTACCCGCAGCTCTACGGCGCGCAAAGTCGTCGGGTGAGCGTGGCGGAGCGGCGGCGTGTCTGGGACAGCATCGCGGCCAAGATCAACGGCATCACCACCTGGAAGCGCACGGGTCAGGAGGTGCAGAAGCGCTGGAACGACTTCAAGCGCCGCACCAAGGAGAAGCTGGCCCGCGTGCCGCACTCCacacagggtgctggggctgccgcTGAGGACGCCTTCTCTGCCGAAGAGGAGACCATTTTTGCCATACTCGGGCCGGGTGTGGTGGGGCCAGGAGCTGGTGCAGGGGCCGAGCAGCCCCCCGCGGCCGCCTCCTCACAGCCGCCACCGACCCCAAGCGCTTGCTCCCAACGCTGCGTGTTGTCTGAGGACCGCAGGGAAGACCGAGGGTCAG ATACACCAGCCCACAGCaaggggggctccagcagcccGGAGCCCTGGGCCCGGCCCTCCTGCAATCCTCAGGAAAGGGGCTGCCCACCGCCTAAGGAGCGTGAGTCCTCGCCCTCTCCAGCCCTGCAGACTGTCCAGCTGCCCCGTCTGGCCTTGTCTCCACCACCCCCGGCCCCTCCACCTCTACCACCCCAGCCACTGCAGCAGGTCCAAGTGGCACCCTTACCCCCtagtcccccaccccctccactgcCTCTGCCCACGCCCTCTGCCCCAGACTCTTCCCTGGACTTCCTGCGTGCGCAGCAGGAGACTGCCAATGCCATCAGGGAGCTGGCTGGCACCCTGCGTCAGGGACTGACCAAACTGAGTGAGGCCCTCAGCGCCctgctgccccttctccccagaaCCCCGGTGGACCCACTACCCCCCCCtttgcccccacccacacccacaccccccaGGCCCATCCTGCCCCCACCTGCCCCCAAGGTGGAGATCACCCCAGAACCTGTGTCTGTGGTGGCTACTGTTGTGGACCGGGCCATGGTGGCAGCCAGAGGGGTGATCATTGCCCCTAGAAGTGAGGAGGGGGCCCCTCGGCCACTCCCAGCCCCACTTCCTCCCCATGACTCCCCCCCACACAAGAGGAGGAAAGGTTTTCCTACAAGGAAGAGGCGGGGGCGATGGAAATCTCCATGA
- the IRF2BP1 gene encoding interferon regulatory factor 2-binding protein 1, which yields MASVQASRRQWCYLCDLPKMPWAMVWDFSEAVCRGCVNFEGADRIELLIDAARQLKRSHVLPEGRSPGPPALKHPATKDLAAAAAQGPQLPPPQAQPQPSGTGGGVSGQDRYDRATSSGRLPLPAPALEYTLGSRLANGLGREDTMVEGARRALLGSMPSLVPPGLLAAAVSGLGSRGLTLAPGLSPARPIFGSDFEKEKQQRNADCLAELNEAMRGRAEEWHGRPKAVREQLLALSACAPFNVRFKKDHGLVGRVFAFDATARPPGYEFELKLFTEYPCGSGNVYAGVLAVARQMFHDALREPGKALASSGFKYLEYERRHGSGEWRQLGELLTDGVRSFREPAPAEALPQQYPEPAPAALCGPPPRAPSRNLAPTARRRKASPEPEGEAAGKMTTEEQQQQQRHWVAPGGPYSAETPGVPSPIAALKNVAEALGHSPKDPGGGGGPGRAGGASPAASSTAQPAAQHRLVARNGEAEVSPTAGAEAVSGGGSGTGATPGAPLCCTLCRERLEDTHFVQCPSVPGHKFCFPCSREFIKAQGPAGEVYCPSGDKCPLVGSSVPWAFMQGEIATILAGDIKVKKERDP from the coding sequence ATGGCGTCGGTGCAGGCGTCCCGCCGCCAGTGGTGCTACCTGTGCGACCTGCCCAAGATGCCGTGGGCCATGGTGTGGGACTTCAGTGAGGCCGTGTGCCGCGGCTGCGTGAACTTTGAGGGCGCGGATCGCATTGAGCTGCTCATCGACGCCGCCCGCCAGCTCAAACGCAGCCACGTGCTCCCCGAGGGCCGCTCGCCGGGGCCCCCGGCCCTCAAGCACCCGGCCACCAAGGACCTGGCTGCTGCCGCTGCACAAGGCCCCCAGCTACCGCCTCCGCAGGCACAGCCGCAGCCATCGGGGACTGGCGGCGGCGTTTCAGGCCAGGACCGCTATGACAGGGCCACATCATCCGGTCGCCTTCCCCTGCCCGCGCCTGCCCTGGAGTATACGCTGGGGTCCCGCCTGGCCAATGGGCTGGGCCGCGAGGACACCATGGTGGAGGGGGCAAGAAGGGCCCTCCTTGGCTCTATGCCCAGCTTGGTGCCCCCCGGGCTGCTGGCAGCTGCAGTATCTGGCCTGGGAAGCCGAGGTCTGACGCTGGCACCCGGCTTGAGTCCTGCCCGTCCAATCTTCGGCTCCGATTTCGAGAAGGAGAAGCAGCAGAGGAATGCGGACTGTCTGGCAGAACTGAATGAAGCCATGCGGGGAAGGGCAGAGGAGTGGCACGGACGCCCAAAAGCAGTGCGGGAACAGCTGCTAGCGCTGTCTGCCTGTGCCCCCTTCAATGTCCGCTTTAAGAAAGATCACGGGCTGGTGGGGCGGGTGTTCGCCTTTGATGCTACTGCCCGCCCACCAGGATACGAGTTTGAGCTGAAGCTCTTCACCGAATATCCCTGTGGTTCTGGCAACGTGTACGCAGGAGTCCTGGCTGTGGCTCGCCAGATGTTTCATGATGCTCTGCGGGAGCCTGGCAAGGCACTGGCCTCATCGGGCTTCAAGTACCTAGAATACGAACGCCGACACGGCTCAGGGGAATGGCGCCAGCTAGGGGAGCTCCTAACCGATGGAGTCCGCAGCTTCCGAGAGCCAGCTCCTGCAGAGGCCCTGCCCCAGCAGTACCCAGAGCCGGCTCCTGCAGCTCTGTGTGGCCCACCCCCGCGAGCCCCTTCCCGGAACCTGGCGCCTACGGCACGCCGTCGCAAGGCATCCCCTGAGCccgagggtgaggcggctgggaAGATGACCAccgaggagcagcagcagcagcaacgaCACTGGGTAGCACCTGGTGGCCCATACTCTGCCGAGACCCCTGGTGTGCCCTCACCCATCGCTGCTCTGAAGAATGTGGCTGAAGCCCTGGGCCACTCCCCCaaggatcctggtgggggtgggggccctgGGCGTGCAGGCGGTGCCAGCCCAGCAGCCTCCTCCACAGCTCAGCCTGCAGCCCAGCATCGCCTAGTGGCCCGCAATGGTGAAGCCGAAGTCAGCCCCACTGCGGGGGCAGAAGCTGTTAGCGGAGGTGGGAGCGGCACTGGGGCTACCCCAGGGGCCCCCCTGTGCTGTACCCTATGCCGGGAACGGCTGGAAGACACCCACTTCGTCCAGTGCCCCTCAGTGCCCGGACACAAGTTCTGCTTTCCCTGCTCACGAGAGTTCATCAAGGCGCAGGGCCCTGCTGGTGAGGTGTACTGCCCCAGCGGAGACAAGTGCCCACTGGTGGGCTCCTCTGTCCCCTGGGCCTTCATGCAGGGCGAGATTGCCACCATCCTTGCTGGAGACATCAAGGTTAAGAAAGAACGGGACCCCTAG